The Hypomesus transpacificus isolate Combined female chromosome 3, fHypTra1, whole genome shotgun sequence genome has a window encoding:
- the mark3a gene encoding MAP/microtubule affinity-regulating kinase 3a isoform X12 translates to MVTFSSTRITIHTFLVCWNKQTGLILLVIQSVNCLPPISLDLRRTHLPLFNDTPLTQSILVESIGVRGSMSYPHKNERVIWFNAIQIAKTKMTETQSTNRNRTSIHTSQSRQEVTTRPARSGVRARNSGADEQPYVGNYRLLKTIGKGNFAKVKLARHILTGREVAIKIIDKTQLNPNSLQKLFREVRIMKILNHPNIVKLFEVIETERTLYLVMEYASGGEVFDYLVAHGRMKEKEARAKFRQIVSAVQYCHQKHIVHRDLKAENLLLDADMNIKIADFGFSNEFTMGSKLDTFCGSPPYAAPELFQGKKYDGPEVDVWSLGVILYTLVSGSLPFDGQNLKELRERVLRGKYRIPFYMSTDCENLLKRFLVLNPAKRGTLEVREDAENQIMKDRWINAGSEEDELKPFIEPVLDITDQKRIDVMVGMGYTLEEIQDSLAKMKYDEITATYLLLGRKSPEMEVSDSTSNSNLSLAKPRPTSELNGQSPSHLKVQRSSSSSNQKQRRYSEQVGPNAGAAHPKRSQTAVAESSIKEEGGVSLRKPSTPGGRGIPPSSPLLGNANNPNKADIPDRKKGATTGPNNTTASAGMSRRNTYVCSDRNNTDRLSVIPNGKENSEAVPPAQPNPVASTHSITSSTTPDRLRFPRGTASRNTFHGGQLRDRRTATYNGPPASPTLSHDAAPLSQTRSRGTSNLFSKLTSKLTRRNMSFRFTKRVSIDPSKRQPAKSGPAVPSAQGAKTLNSGADAIEICRKSQMEI, encoded by the exons ATGGTTACTTTTTCAAGTACGCGAATAACCATACACACCTTTCTGGTTTGTTGGAACAAGCAAACTGGTTTAATATTGTTAGTCATTCAAAGTGTGAATTGCTTGCCTCCCATTAGTTTGGACTTGCGTAgaacccacctccccctgttCAATGACACTCCTCTGACACAGTCCATTCTCGTTGAGAGCATCGGGGTGAGAGGATCCATGAGCTACCCCCACAAAAACGAGAGAGTTATCTGGTTCAATGCCATTCAAATTGCCAAAACGAAAATGACAGAAACTCAGTCAACAAATAGGAATCGTACCAGTATT CACACGTCTCAGAGCCGTCAGGAGGTCACCACGCGCCCTGCCCGCTCCGGTGTTCGCGCCCGCAACTCTGGTGCGGATGAGCAACCGTATGTGGGGAACTACCGTCTCCTGAAGACCATCGGGAAGGGGAACTTTGCCAAGGTCAAGCTTGCCCGACACATCCtcacagggagagag GTAGCAATAAAGATTATCGATAAGACACAACTGAATCCCAACAGCCTTCAAAAG CTGTTCAGAGAAGTGAGAATCATGAAGATCTTGAATCACCCAAATATAG ttaaGCTTTTCGAGGTGATTGAAACGGAGAGGACCCTGTATCTGGTGATGGAGTACGCAAGTGGAG GAGAGGTGTTCGACTACCTCGTAGCACACGGAAGAATGAAGGAAAAAGAGGCCAGGGCTAAATTTAGACAG atcGTATCCGCTGTGCAGTACTGCCACCAGAAGCACATTGTTCACAGAGACCTTAAG GCTGAGAACTTGCTCCTGGACGCCGACATGAACATCAAGATCGCCGACTTCGGCTTCAGCAACGAGTTCACGATGGGCAGCAAGCTGGACACCTTCTGCGGCTCTCCTCCCTATGCCGCCCCGGAGCTCTTCCAGGGGAAGAAGTACGACGGGCCTGAGGTGGACGTGTGGAGCCTGGGGGTCATCCTCTACACGCTGGTCAGCGGATCCCTGCCCTTCGACGGGCAGAACCTCAAG gagctgagagagagggtcCTGAGGGGGAAGTACCGCATCCCCTTCTACATGTCCACTGACTGCGAGAACCTCCTGAAGCGCTTCCTGGTCCTCAACCCAGCCAAGAGGGGGActctggaggtgagggaggacgCCGAAAAC cAAATCATGAAGGATCGCTGGATTAACGCCGGCTCAGAGGAGGACGAACTGAAGCCTTTTATCGAACCAGTACTGGACATCACTGACCAGAAGAGAATAG ACGTGATGGTGGGGATGGGCTACACCCTGGAGGAGATCCAAGACTCTCTGGCCAAGATGAAGTATGATGAGATCACCGCCACCTACCTTCTGCTGGGCAGGAAGTCACCCGAG ATGGAGGTCTCTGACTCCACCTCCAACAGTAACTTGTCCCTGGCCAAGCCCCGGCCCACGAGCGAGCTCAACGGCCAATCGCCATCGCACCTGAAGGTCCAGAGGAGCTCTTCCTCATCCAATCAGAAGCAGAGGCGCTACAGCGAGCAGG ttgGTCCGAACGCGGGGGCGGCTCACCCCAAGAGGAGCCAGACGGCCGTGGCGGAGAGCAGCATCAAAGAGGAGGGAGGCGTGTCGCTCCGCAAGCCCAGCACCCCGGGGGGGCGTGGGatacccccctccagccccctgctggGCAACGCCAACAACCCCAACAAAGCGGACATCCCAGACCGCAAGAAGGGGGCCACCACGGGCCCCAAC aaCACTACTGCCTCGGCCGGCATGAGCAGGAGGAACACATACGTGTGCAGCGACAGGAACAACACAGACCGTCTGTCAGTCATTCCCAACGGGAAGGAGAACAG tgaAGCTGTGCCCCCTGCCCAGCCTAACCCGGTGGCTTCCACCCACAGCATCACCAGCTCCACCACGCCCGACAGACTACGTTTCCCACGAGGCACGGCGAGCCGCAACACCTTCCACGGGGGCCAGCTGAGGGACCGTCGCACGGCCACGTACAACGGGCCCCCGGCATCGCCCACGCTGTCCCACGACGCCGCGCCGCTGTCCCAGACGCGCAGCCGCGGCACCAGCAACCTGTTCTCCAAGCTCACCTCCAAACTGACCCGCAG AAACATGTCATTCAGGTTTACCAAAAG ggtCAGTATTGACCCGAGCAAACGGCAGCCAGCTAAATCAGGGCCTGCCGTCCCTTCTGCCCAGGGAGCAAAGACTCTTA ATTCAGGAGCCGACGCTATAGAGATTTGTAGGAAATCGCAGATGGAGATCTAG